CCTAGAGTCAACATCTCCATCTCAGGCTGGAGAATCAACAAAGATAACATAAGAACATTTCAGAAACAACCCTTTACAAAGATGGTTCAGAATACATACAGACGACTCGTCCGGAGGAAATGTCTGGACAACGTGACAGATCTTCAACAACTCCGCATCTGCTTCAGAATGTCTGTCTTGCATCACTAGAGCCTATAGTAAGATGTAATTAACTCAGTACATCCTCTTTATGGTATAacaaatcatataaattacAGGGGAAACACATCAAAGAAGAGAGCAGAAAGTTTCTCCGTGGCTAAGTGATGCAAAAACTCTTTGGGTGGCTTTTAACCGCTCTTCTTTTTACTTTGGTGCCAAAGGAACTCGAGGATCTTCAGCAACACCTCTGGTTCTTGAATCAATTACCAAATTTAAGACATATAAATATACACACTGTCTAAGCCTTCGCCACGGTTCAAACCCAAAATATGTTAGCATGCTAACAGATCATCCTAAAGCTTTTGTCCAGCATGTTAAAAATAAGCTTGaactaaagaaaaatagaCCAACGTTCTTCAAGATTCTTGCACATAATTCCATCTTTGTATGTTTTCTCATTGCAAGATTTTAGCAACAAAAATGTGAGAGTTACCCCAGGCATTACAAGATACAAGCATTTGATATAGTGAATGCAGTGGAAATTGTAAAAGTATTTACCCAGGCCTGTAAAAAGCATGAACGCATTCTAGCAGCAACAGCAGCCGAAACTATCCTAGCAGCACGAGTATTCTCAATGCCAATGTCCTCAGCGAGTCCAGCAAGAAAACTCGGACCATTCTCACCATTAATGAGAACTGAGTTAGGGTTAATTGGAGTCCTGTAAATAAGTTACAAATACAGTCATATGAACACCAAAGATTTCAGTGTGATCACATTAATAAAATCCAGAActagaatttgaaatttggcaTGATTCATCGTTTTATAGAGCAAATATTTATAGGAGCACCAGTATAAAGTTCACCTgctatagatattaaaaacAGAGTCAACAGATGCTCGATAGAATGAATCGCGCATATTCTCTGTGTTGAAGGACACTTTTACTCCAGACATCCTGCATATTTGACGCAACTGCTCATCCATTCAGGAAAACAAAAGTGCAGGCAATCATAAAAACATCAGCTATGGCAAAAGGTCAAGTGCTATTCATGAATGTTCAATAATTGCATTGTAGGAGGCATGATAAACCATAGATGAAAGGGAAGTAAACTCAGTATACCAGCAAATTACTGTATAAAAAATTAGCCAAATATAGTTAAAGAACGGCACTCACATGTAGAATATCATCCTCCATGAAATCCCGCCCACTCATTCTACTGTCCACGAGGGCTGGAAATCAAGAGGGTAAGTTCAGCTTCAAATTGCAATCAAGAGTATAACGTAATGGCAATGTGAAATTTGTACATATAAGAATTCTTTGTGCACTAACCTCGTACTAATCTGTCAGCTTCTATCTGATATCCCTGCCTATTCGCCGTGGAAATCCGTCTAGGAACTGCCGGAGGCCACCATTTTGGCAATCTATCTCCAACCCAAGCCCCATTCCTCGATACTTCATCTGAAACATCAGTCAGAGCCATTGAAGTCATGGATATGGGACTACCCAATATCCCAAAACGATTGTTCTTCTTCGACATAGCTTTATCTCGCACAGTTCCAACAACAACCTCTCGTCCACCGAGGCTGCGGTCCCTCCTCACCACAGGAGAAGTATACCCATAACTAAATTGGTTACGAAAACGAGATCCGATCCCAATTAAAACCCTAACTAGAAAGACCACAACGAAGCTGAATAGCACCAACTGACCTAGGAATTCCACAGTGGAACGCCGACACGAGACGGTCAATGTGCGATTCTGGTCATCGAAAGCAATCAACGTCCGCAAATCATGGAAAGCGTCCAATCCAGACGACAGAAACTGGCGAAATTGGGAACGGGAGTAGTAGTAGACGGAGTAAACAAGAGAGGAGGCTTCGGCGGTGAATTGATCAATTTCAATTACAGTTTGGAGCTTCGAGTCAGAGGAGGATTCGAGGGGTGATTGGATGGTGTGGAACTTAGCGAGCTTGTTTTTCCGGCGAGGCCGACGGCGTGGTTTGAAGCAGGAGAGAGTGGTAAAGAGTTGTCGGGGCTCCGGCGAGTAGATGCGGCAGCGGAGGTGGCGGTAATGGCGGTGAGAAGTGAATGGATATGGAGGAAAGCTGCAGAGAGTGGGTGTGGTTTCCATTAGTCCATGTAGAGCTAAGAAATTGGAAGCTCTGTTCCGGTTTGTATtcgagagagaaggagagagagagagtggcGGTCCGTACTTACATATATATAGCTTTTCGCGGAAGTCTACAAAATCAtacctaacaaaaaaaaataataaataaataaataaattaaattaaattaaattaaaattttaataaataagacaatatttttttaattgtaaaataaataaaaatattcaccTCAGTTTGTCACTACGGAGTAAGGTGAGTATTAAAAATACCCGATaaacataatcaaaattaaggaACTTTAATGAACAGCTACTCGTATGCACGACTATTTCATCACCTCATAGTGAACTGTATGGTGGTAATTACGAATAAACAATTGGGTAAATCACGACCAATTACTGGAAGGTGACTATGGTGAAAACTATGAAATACCTAACTTGAAACGGATCCGTTTCTATTATGACATTTTGTAAGTAGGCTCGAGCTTTTTCCACAGTAATTTTGAATTGtggattattttattatctaataaataatttaattaaaatagattttattttcGTCCATTTTTAAAGCAAAATTATGTTAGAGGTCGATGTTTAGGTACCTATATGTGTGTGCGCGCGCGCGGAATAGCGGAATGCATCTAGCCAGTGGCACGTCCCTGAATTGCTCTTCTCTTCGTGTTGAGTTCAGCCATTTCTGTCTGCACTCTCAggttcttctctctttctcctttcattACTCTAACTCTTCGTTATGCATTCGTATTCCTTTAATTCTGCTGTTTTCATTGCATAACAACAATAATCGCCTGCAATTTGCTGCTCTCTCTTATGCTCATACTGATTTAATTGATGTAAATCTCTGTCTCTTTGTTATGTTCCAGGTTTTTATTAGATTTGTTCTCGAAACCTTGTTATTTGTTGTTCTGGTTGATTGATTCATTGATGGAACTTCATCTGGATCTTGTATGActtttctcaatttttgcTGCGCTAACCCTAGGATTTTTGTTGATTGAAGTTGCTTTGCTGATCTGATCGGCCTGTTTCTTCTTGATTTCGTTTTGAAATTATGCAGTGAAGGCAGGGAGGTGAATTTCAATTGTCAGTAGATATGgtttcctttgaaatgaatGATCGCAAGAGTAAGTTTACTATTTCTTGCCGATGGACTATCCTGTAAAGTGGATCGGTTTCTCCTTTCAAGTAATTAGCTATTGGTTTAGGCCACTTGACTATTACAGTATTATCGTTTTATTCTGTTTGTAGTTTGGTAATTAGAATGTTTGGAATGAGTGTTCTGTTGGTCATAGGTTTGAATATGGGGAATCCGGCGTTGGCAATGGCCATGCGATGGAGTTTTCGATCACTTAATCTAGTATTGTTGCTTCTCGTCTGTATTTGCTTTCTTGGAACCGAAAATGTGTTGAAATGGAATTTTTGGTCTTTAACTAAGTTTAGTGGCTAGACACCATTTATAGACATTTTTATCCTATTAAGTCATAGATTGCTTTCACACATATTCTCAATGCTACgtatttagttgatttttgCGTGTCTACTTTGGCAATATTCACGCATATAGGAGTGAAGCTGTGTGGTCTTTTCTAATTGTTTTGTCTCTTATATGGAATTGTTAATTTGTAATGGCATTAACGaggaaattttcaaatgaGCAGAGATTGGCCTAGGACTGACAGGATTTGGGATATTTTTCTCATTCCTGGGAATTGTATTCTTCTTTGACAAGGGATTACTTGCCATGGGAAATGTAAGtgtaaaatttatatttttctcgaCCCAAGTAAAAAGATTTATAATGCTTGTTTCATTTCAATGTAAACTCTTAACACTACCACTTTTCTGATTCGCTGAATCAGATCCTGTTCTTCTCAGGAGTAACTCTCACCATTGGACTCAAGTCAACCATGCAATTCTTTATGAAACGTCAAAATTTTAAGGTCAGTGCCAGAGATAGATACTCTTTTCCTCATACTCGTCCTTTATCGtgcatgcattttttttttcatgacaATATGCTATTCATTAATTGTGCAGGGAACAATTTCTTTTGGTTTAGGGTTCTTCTTTGTTATCATAGGATGGCCAATCATTGGCATGATATTGGAAGCGTAtggttttgttgttcttttcaGGTTTGTTGGAACCATGTGGCTACAATTTCAATTTGTCTGTATATGTCTTTCTAATATTGGGCTGTGCTGAATGTTGATAAATTATACTGTGCAGTGGCTTCTGGCCAACATTGGCAGTCTTTCTTCAGAAAATTCCAGTTCTTGGATGGTTATTTCAGCAACCATATGTCAGATCGGTTGGTTCATACTTCTTttagtagtttttttttatcagttGTTTGGATCTTTTGATCTGCTGATTATGTTTCCCCTTCATGGAgccttttttaatattaattgttTCATATGCAGTCACGTTATTTTATTGGAGTtacattataatatattgtGAGAAAAGCATAGTAGGAAATTTGCACGGGTCATCTCTGCTGCAAAGCTAATAGGTGGAGGATGAGTTCGGGAATAATGTGGTTGAATGAGAGAAATTTGGGGGGAGGGGGAATTTATAGGCCATGAGTAAGGTGGGGGTATTAGGAATGTGGAAATTTGGAATCTAGTGTATGGAGAGCACTGTGGTCTCTCAAAGTACCTCAACTTTGTATCTTTGGGTTTTCAGTATGGAATTTTTCTAGTTTATATCATATTGGCATCAGAACAATGAAGTGAAATTCTTAGAACTCAAGGACACAGTTGTACAATCTATAGACAAATCCAGTTCAAGTAAGGTCGTCAGAACAGTGAAGTTTTAGGAATGGTCAGATTAAAAAGATGGAGATGGGACTAGAAGTAGTAGAGTTGAAAACTGTTGGCATCAGACCATTATTAAGCATAAACTTACTACTGTTACGAAGGAGTTGAATAAATCATTGGGTAAGGCAATGAAAACATGGGTGAAGCAACTAAAGACAATATGGCAATCATTAGAAGCTTCAAATCCTGGAAATATTTGTGAGGATGCCCGAGGTCTACATTACAAGTGCTAGTTTAGAAGTGCGACTGATCAGATGGTCAGTAATTTGAGACACAAGTTTGGATGCTGGGGATTTTGATATATGTGAGATCCAAATGCTTGTGTCAAGTAGTACAATGTTTCATTGTCAATAGATTACACAAATAAGAGAAACTAAAGATTGCTGCATTATGTCCTGAGCCAGATgcattttttttgtgtaacATCATTGATGGAAAACATGAGACTTACCAACAACTAGGAAAACAAGCTAGTATTGAAAATTCATAGCCAATCATGGCATAATTGTCATGTCGTTGAGGCAACTCAAGAAGAGCAGCATCTCATGGAAGGATGCAAGGTGAGATGCTTACGAGAAGCTGAAGACAGTCAGCATTGAGGCACTGTTAATGCTGGATCAAAAGGCCAGTGTTTTTCTTGAGTCCGATTCTTCCTTCTCTAATATATAGGCACAAGGCAATTAACGAGGACGAAATAATAGCCATAGTGTTGACTTGGATTAAATGGAGACCATATTTATTGggttgaaaatttgttttcaaatggACCTCATAAGTCCCAAATTTTGATCGGATCATAGATTGGTAGTGTCATACCTTCCGTGAATCGCCAAGAGTAGTTAGGAGAGAGTTTTGTTGATGTTATATGTGTATGTCTACCCCTGGGGGGAGTTTATGTTTAGGTGATGATGgttatatattatttccttATCATAATGAAGTTCTAGCCAAGTTTCGATGAGTCTCAACATGGCTAATAGTTTTTCCCTGGTGTCTGAAATGATACCAAATGCTATATGATAACATCTTAGTTTACATCATGCTAGTCTAAATTCTTAGTTTGCATTTGTATTTACTTTCATGGACTAGTTAATCTGCAGGTGTCCAGACCAGAAAGTTTTGTTAGATTGTTTGAATTCGGAGTACACGTGCATTCTTCTGGACTGCAgatttatgtgttttttttttctgttacaGTTCTTCGACAAATACCGGGGTAGACGTGTACCGGTTTGAGCAGGGAAGTTATAAATCTGTTGGTAGGTGAAATTGTAAGTTGTAAACCACTCTTGGTTGGAGTCCTAGTTTTTTGTTCAGGTGGCGAGAGTAGAAACTACNtttttttttttttttttttttttttttttttttttttttttttttttttttggtattcacatgaaaaaaattgagcCAAATTTTTATGGGTTACCAATTTGCATCTTTTTCCCCAATATGTTCGGAGGCAGGGATTGATGCATGCATGTGTGTGTAGTCCTTGTCTTGGATGGTCATCCAattctttattcaaaatttggaacGAGAATTAATTCTTGACTTAAGACTtcatataatttcaatttggGAGCTTGAGAAAATTATTACCATTTGCGGTTTGGTCAAAATAGCTTTCGGTTTGGATtgggatattttttttcatcaacaGACTagttcattttgatttttgagtTNaaaaaaaaaaaaaaaaaaaaaaaagaaagaaagaaagaaaagattggtttaatttgaatagaatcagctttcttttatctttctaTGTATACGAGGAGTGTGCGAAAAGGGAAAATACCCTATTTGTAGTTCTACAACAATATTGAAGGCATACTTCTCGAAGAGGTACTAACTTAAGCACTAAGGAGTGTTGAGCAAGAGTACCACTCAAATAATACTCTGCTTAGATATCAATCGACTTTACCTTGACCTGAAAATATTACATTCAAAAACCTGAGATCAAGCGAGATCTAGAAATATTACATTCAAAACCTGAGATCAAATTGACCAAATCGATGTAACTACATTACCAAATAACATTTAGCCAATTTTGTTGGTTGTTAGTCTCAAGTCCGAGCCAAACgcctttcattttctcaagATATTATGATCACAAACTGGACCCAATGTCACTGGTTGGCAAgagaatcttcaaattttcaattcgattattttccttatatatatttacatttacTTCTTTATcaataaatcttttaaattcaaacaGAATTGTCGACAAGGTGGTTCATGCCAATTTAGATAGCATCATCCATATGGTGTCCTGGCAGATCCTGAACACATCATCCACACACAGTAAATTTCGTCTTCACACAAATCAATTAGAGGAAAACTAAAAGGGGAGAGAAATTCAAAGCAAGAAAGCTCTTCCACATAATTTTAGAAGGATCATAGATGCCTTCCCAAAAGCCAAAATAACCTATTGTTTCTCCAAAGGAGATTGTCATCTTTCTTTGTACATAGAAATAATACACAACCCTCCAGCGAGCAATCTGATGCTTGTACCATAAACATACACTGACAACATATACGTACACAacaataagaaacaaaaatatctacAACTGTGGGAAGATGTCCATTTTTCCTAATCTTATCaatcaaattgaagaaaaaaagaacaaaaaaaaaaaaaactgtcgAAGTCGATTTGAGATCAGATTGTGAGGGAATGGATACTTGATTTGAATACCAATCTTTAAGGGAATGGATACCAACATTGCACAAAAACTTGGGAGTATACCACACCTATCGACGCTTTTGGTTCCTTAGCCTAAGACTTGATCTTCTACTCTCAGGTTTATCTGTGATTGCATCAACTTCCTTTTCAAATCTAAAAGTAAAATCGGTTGTTGACTTATAATTTGAGCTACTTTTAACTCTTGGTCCAGTTCTCTTTCCAGAGTTTTCACATGAAGGGTTACTCTCCTGGTCCTTTTTTCTCTTGTGAGAGTCTGATATGAGCCTCTCTTTACTTCTGTTACTAGAATTTTTCAACTTGGTCATGCTTCTTGTGCAAACACTTCTGCTTCCTAGATTCTGGGGTTCAATTTCCACCGTAGAATCAGTTTCTTGACTACTGTGCAATGGATCCTTTACATCACTATACTTCCTCTCATCCCGGAAACCTTGCTCGTCAACGTATTGATAGGAATTCACTCGTTGAGGTCTTCCTTTCAGGGTTTCTAGTCcagattcaaatttttttgttggacTACGACTTGAATTTCGGTTCGTCATAAAGAGGCCATGACTAGATTTTTCACAGGAGGACAAAAAGAGATCTCGCAACCTAGTAACTGCAAGATTGTCTAAATCAGCTTCAAAATCATGGCTTCTACCTGGATGGTCAGGATGAGAAGTACTTCCTTTAATACACTTGAACTGGGATTTTTTATCCGAACTAGAACCCATATAGTCTTTCCAATTGAAGGGAAAACCAAGAAGGAAATGATTGTACACCTGCTCAAGTTGTATATCGTTAATTTTCCTAAGTTTCAAGAATATTCAGGAGGGCAGGATATGTTTATATGTTCAGCCATCAGTAACGGGTCAAGAACATAAAGTTGGGAGAAATAAGAACAATGGTCTGCGTACATACCTTCGGAGGAAAGCCATTTTCAAGCGTTCGTGATCTATTTATGAAGCCACTGACAGTAATGACAATGCCATCTATTGCCTCGAGAATGCTGGCTTCATGTCTCTTAGAAATCGCTGCAGAATAAAATACTCTAACCCCAGCACCTCTGCAATAATGAATCGGAAAAATCTTTGAATACAGAGCATTAATCCCCATAATCGAAAGAGAACAGAGGTGCAATAAACCATGTATACaaaataatgaagaagaaacagcACAGATACGATCCGAATGTACGAGATAATGAAAACTACTATCTTTTAACACAATCAGAACAATGAAAGGAAGGtcaatcattaattaaattcctCAGTCttggaaaaaaaagagtattCATGACAAGTGAAGGGTTTCACTTCTGCTCCTTCggcaaattttattttattttatttttatacacGTGAGTGTCTAAGTCTACATTTGCTTGCACTTCGACTGACTTCACGAGACAACGGTCTGATTCTACTATATTTGGTTGTCAAGATAACTAATAACATATTCAATTCTAGGTATGTGGGCACCATAGCTTGGACTCATTCCCGTTAAGCCCTTTATCACCCATGGtggttttattaatatctttaatcATTTCCCTTCTCAAAGAATTAATTTTGGGTCCATGTTCGTAAGAGGAAACCTGAA
This portion of the Cucurbita pepo subsp. pepo cultivar mu-cu-16 chromosome LG08, ASM280686v2, whole genome shotgun sequence genome encodes:
- the LOC111799886 gene encoding uncharacterized protein LOC111799886 isoform X2 — its product is METTPTLCSFPPYPFTSHRHYRHLRCRIYSPEPRQLFTTLSCFKPRRRPRRKNKLAKFHTIQSPLESSSDSKLQTVIEIDQFTAEASSLVYSVYYYSRSQFRQFLSSGLDAFHDLRTLIAFDDQNRTLTVSCRRSTVEFLGQLVLFSFVVVFLVRVLIGIGSRFRNQFSYGYTSPVVRRDRSLGGREVVVGTVRDKAMSKKNNRFGILGSPISMTSMALTDVSDEVSRNGAWVGDRLPKWWPPAVPRRISTANRQGYQIEADRLVRALVDSRMSGRDFMEDDILHLRQICRMSGVKVSFNTENMRDSFYRASVDSVFNIYSRTPINPNSVLINGENGPSFLAGLAEDIGIENTRAARIVSAAVAARMRSCFLQAWALVMQDRHSEADAELLKICHVVQTFPPDESSPEMEMLTLGLKKHLKVEQRECLMNMFISVCGKDSHRTAAEALGLIDAVERERVFHETGIHVSRY
- the LOC111799886 gene encoding uncharacterized protein LOC111799886 isoform X3, which encodes METTPTLCSFPPYPFTSHRHYRHLRCRIYSPEPRQLFTTLSCFKPRRRPRRKNKLAKFHTIQSPLESSSDSKLQTVIEIDQFTAEASSLVYSVYYYSRSQFRQFLSSGLDAFHDLRTLIAFDDQNRTLTVSCRRSTVEFLGQLVLFSFVVVFLVRVLIGIGSRFRNQFSYGYTSPVVRRDRSLGGREVVVGTVRDKAMSKKNNRFGILGSPISMTSMALTDVSDEVSRNGAWVGDRLPKWWPPAVPRRISTANRQGYQIEADRLVRALVDSRMSGRDFMEDDILHLRQICRMSGVKVSFNTENMRDSFYRASVDSVFNIYSRTPINPNSVLINGENGPSFLAGLAEDIGIENTRAARIVSAAVAARMRSCFLQAWALVMQDRHSEADAELLKICHVVQTFPPDESSPEMEMLTLGLKKHLKVEQRECLMNMFISVCGKDSHRTAAEALGLADYITKK
- the LOC111799791 gene encoding vesicle transport protein GOT1-like is translated as MVSFEMNDRKKIGLGLTGFGIFFSFLGIVFFFDKGLLAMGNILFFSGVTLTIGLKSTMQFFMKRQNFKGTISFGLGFFFVIIGWPIIGMILEAYGFVVLFSGFWPTLAVFLQKIPVLGWLFQQPYVRSFFDKYRGRRVPV
- the LOC111799806 gene encoding uncharacterized protein LOC111799806 produces the protein MVRTRCKSAAATPHSIPFKTDRPPIATAITPKTPLSCSTSIIPSSLKSVFLYDWWLTKVDDGEGLAVGGFASREGAGVRVFYSAAISKRHEASILEAIDGIVITVSGFINRSRTLENGFPPKVYNHFLLGFPFNWKDYMGSSSDKKSQFKCIKGSTSHPDHPGRSHDFEADLDNLAVTRLRDLFLSSCEKSSHGLFMTNRNSSRSPTKKFESGLETLKGRPQRVNSYQYVDEQGFRDERKYSDVKDPLHSSQETDSTVEIEPQNLGSRSVCTRSMTKLKNSSNRSKERLISDSHKRKKDQESNPSCENSGKRTGPRVKSSSNYKSTTDFTFRFEKEVDAITDKPESRRSSLRLRNQKRR